A portion of the Bacillus sp. es.034 genome contains these proteins:
- a CDS encoding NADPH:quinone oxidoreductase family protein, whose translation MKAIQFKEFGGPDVLENVDIDMPTPHGREVLIKVHASAVNYADTARREGQYVVKTTLPYIPGAEVSGLVSEVGEDVTKVNVGDRVVAMMDSGGYAEYAVTDERSILPLPYCLDFKEAASIPVQGLSAYHMLKTLGRLEQGETVLIHAAAGGVGLLAVQLAKRFGAGKVIATASTEEKLRLAEDMGADVLVNYTEDEWEKKVLDATSGKGVDLALEMAGGDVFYKTLKCLAYFGRLIIYGVASGEQSRFYPSSLMAKNQSVTGFFLPPLMRDSELTQKTLHEIFHYVANGDIKVTVGHVFPLEEAAKVHSLMQGRQTVGKVILQP comes from the coding sequence ATGAAAGCGATCCAATTTAAGGAGTTCGGTGGTCCCGATGTGTTGGAGAATGTGGACATTGATATGCCTACACCCCATGGGAGGGAGGTATTGATCAAAGTGCATGCCTCTGCTGTCAATTATGCGGATACGGCGCGGAGAGAAGGTCAATATGTGGTAAAGACCACCCTTCCATACATTCCCGGTGCGGAAGTATCCGGCCTCGTATCCGAAGTGGGAGAAGACGTAACGAAGGTCAATGTAGGAGATCGGGTCGTAGCGATGATGGATTCAGGAGGGTATGCAGAATATGCCGTGACAGATGAACGATCTATCCTCCCCCTTCCATATTGCTTGGACTTCAAGGAAGCGGCCTCCATTCCTGTACAGGGATTGAGTGCGTATCATATGTTGAAAACGCTTGGGAGGCTCGAGCAGGGTGAGACGGTCCTCATTCATGCTGCTGCAGGTGGTGTAGGACTCCTTGCCGTTCAGCTTGCAAAGCGATTCGGTGCCGGTAAAGTAATCGCCACTGCAAGCACTGAAGAAAAGCTTCGTCTAGCAGAAGATATGGGGGCAGATGTACTAGTCAACTATACAGAGGATGAATGGGAGAAAAAAGTATTGGATGCTACAAGTGGAAAAGGTGTGGATCTTGCACTTGAGATGGCAGGTGGTGACGTCTTCTATAAAACGTTAAAATGCCTCGCCTACTTCGGAAGACTCATCATCTACGGTGTAGCAAGCGGGGAGCAAAGCAGATTCTATCCCTCTTCATTAATGGCAAAGAATCAGTCGGTCACCGGCTTTTTTCTACCTCCTCTGATGAGGGACTCCGAGTTGACCCAAAAAACCCTGCACGAGATATTCCATTATGTGGCGAACGGAGATATTAAGGTCACAGTGGGGCATGTGTTTCCATTGGAAGAAGCGGCAAAAGTTCATTCCCTCATGCAGGGAAGACAAACAGTGGGAAAAGTGATCCTGCAGCCATAA
- a CDS encoding glucose 1-dehydrogenase: MRLSGRVSIITGAGGGIGRATALRFSEEGASVVVADLDESRGEETVRLIREKNGHAMYVRTNVRDSESMQELVHKTVEHFGSLDILVNNAGIGQSEVRSIDLEETEWDDVVDTNLKSIFLGMKYSVPELMKKGGVIVNVSSLLGLKGRKYVSAYNAAKGGVVLLTQNAALEYGKDGIRVNAVAPGVIDTNIIEGWKQDERKWSVISQSNALRRIGNPDEVASAILFLASDEASFITGSTLSVDGGGLIY, from the coding sequence ATGAGGCTATCGGGAAGGGTTTCAATCATAACCGGGGCGGGCGGTGGAATAGGACGTGCGACCGCTCTAAGATTTTCTGAAGAAGGGGCGTCCGTCGTCGTGGCAGATCTGGATGAATCGAGGGGGGAGGAAACGGTAAGGCTCATCAGGGAAAAGAATGGGCATGCAATGTATGTTAGGACGAATGTCAGAGACAGTGAAAGCATGCAAGAGCTCGTACATAAAACGGTCGAGCATTTCGGAAGTCTGGATATCCTCGTTAATAATGCCGGAATCGGGCAGTCAGAAGTAAGGAGTATCGATTTAGAAGAAACAGAATGGGATGATGTCGTTGATACCAACTTAAAGAGCATATTCCTGGGAATGAAGTATAGTGTACCGGAACTCATGAAAAAAGGCGGGGTCATTGTGAACGTTTCAAGCCTTCTTGGATTGAAGGGAAGAAAATACGTATCAGCCTATAATGCGGCAAAAGGCGGAGTGGTGTTGTTGACGCAAAATGCCGCTCTGGAGTACGGAAAAGATGGAATCCGGGTAAACGCTGTAGCCCCGGGTGTCATCGATACAAACATCATTGAAGGGTGGAAACAGGATGAAAGGAAATGGTCGGTGATTTCTCAATCGAATGCCCTCAGGAGGATTGGAAACCCGGATGAAGTGGCATCAGCGATCTTGTTCCTGGCATCGGATGAAGCCTCCTTTATTACCGGATCCACATTATCTGTAGATGGTGGTGGATTGATCTATTAA
- a CDS encoding TetR/AcrR family transcriptional regulator, whose amino-acid sequence MKEKMTEQAVRLFDQKGFTVTSIQDIVESIGVTKGTFYYYFSSKEELLKEIHMRYIDGLLSKQERILEDDSKSFREKLFDIIHLSIVDIKEQGASAKVFFREMRHLSHESVDQIEPKRDMYRYNIEKLLKEGRNSGDFRNDFDVSVVAFGILGMMNWSYQWYKPGGAKTDKEIAGTFVDMVLNGIQTE is encoded by the coding sequence ATGAAAGAAAAAATGACAGAGCAAGCAGTACGGTTATTTGATCAAAAAGGCTTTACCGTCACATCCATTCAGGATATCGTCGAATCGATCGGGGTGACAAAAGGAACATTCTACTACTATTTTTCCAGTAAAGAAGAGTTATTAAAGGAAATTCATATGAGATATATAGATGGTTTATTGTCCAAGCAGGAAAGAATACTGGAAGATGACAGTAAATCTTTCCGTGAGAAACTTTTTGACATCATTCATCTTTCCATCGTGGACATCAAAGAACAGGGAGCCAGTGCCAAAGTGTTTTTCCGGGAGATGAGACACTTAAGCCATGAAAGCGTGGACCAAATCGAACCCAAACGGGATATGTATCGCTATAATATTGAAAAGCTCTTGAAAGAAGGAAGAAATTCCGGAGATTTCAGAAACGACTTTGACGTTTCCGTTGTAGCCTTCGGTATACTCGGCATGATGAACTGGAGCTATCAATGGTATAAGCCTGGCGGGGCGAAGACGGATAAAGAAATAGCAGGTACGTTTGTCGATATGGTCTTGAATGGGATTCAAACCGAATAG
- a CDS encoding L-cystine transporter, whose protein sequence is MNVWFVLLNILVFLVLIGVLIHMQRTNVSFSKRVFAALGLGIVFGLGLQWVYEAGNENVTQSIEWFNIVGTGYIKLLQMIVMPLVFVSILSAFTKLKRSSNLGKISVLIIGLLVGTTAIAAAVGIATTAAFDLEAIQIDQGNAEAARGVQLEERAAALEGQSYPQKILELLPQNPFLDLTGERATSTIAVVIFAAFIGIAYLGVQRKEPDAAEFFKKIVESIYAVVMRIVTLVLRLTPFGVLAIMAKTVALSDFDAIMKLGEFVGASYIALIIMFLIHLILLTLTGLNPVTYVKKALPVLAFAFTSRSSAGTLPLNIQTQKNKLGVSEGIANFSGSFGLSIGQNGCAGVYPAMLAVMIAPTVGINPFTPSFIFTLIAVVAISSFGVAGVGGGATFAAILVLSAMDLPVALAGLLISIEPLIDMGRTAVNVSGAMTSGIITSKVTGELDTETYNKEIVEAEA, encoded by the coding sequence ATGAATGTCTGGTTTGTTTTATTGAACATTTTGGTGTTTCTTGTTCTCATTGGTGTACTAATTCATATGCAAAGAACAAATGTTTCGTTTTCAAAGCGGGTGTTTGCCGCGCTGGGACTGGGAATTGTATTCGGTCTCGGTTTACAGTGGGTGTATGAGGCAGGGAATGAAAATGTAACCCAATCGATTGAATGGTTCAATATTGTCGGAACAGGTTATATTAAACTGCTTCAAATGATTGTCATGCCCCTCGTGTTTGTGTCAATCCTTTCAGCTTTTACAAAATTAAAACGATCTTCTAATCTAGGGAAAATTTCTGTATTGATCATCGGATTGCTTGTCGGTACAACTGCTATTGCGGCTGCAGTCGGAATTGCGACAACCGCAGCATTCGATCTGGAAGCCATCCAAATTGATCAAGGAAATGCCGAAGCGGCAAGGGGTGTTCAATTGGAGGAGAGAGCAGCGGCTTTAGAAGGTCAAAGCTATCCTCAAAAAATCCTGGAGCTCCTGCCTCAGAATCCATTCCTTGATTTGACCGGAGAAAGAGCCACGTCGACCATAGCTGTGGTGATATTTGCAGCCTTCATCGGAATCGCCTATTTAGGGGTTCAGCGTAAGGAACCTGATGCGGCGGAATTCTTCAAAAAAATCGTGGAGTCCATTTATGCAGTCGTGATGAGAATCGTGACCCTGGTATTGAGGCTGACGCCATTCGGTGTGCTTGCCATTATGGCGAAAACAGTCGCACTGAGTGATTTCGATGCCATCATGAAACTGGGTGAATTTGTAGGTGCGTCCTATATTGCCCTTATCATCATGTTCTTGATTCATTTAATCTTGCTGACGCTTACGGGACTGAATCCGGTCACATACGTGAAAAAAGCACTTCCCGTTTTGGCTTTTGCCTTTACGTCCAGGTCCAGTGCAGGTACGTTACCCCTTAACATTCAAACTCAGAAAAATAAATTGGGTGTATCAGAAGGGATCGCCAACTTCTCAGGATCTTTCGGCTTATCCATTGGGCAAAACGGATGTGCCGGTGTGTACCCGGCCATGCTTGCCGTCATGATCGCACCGACGGTTGGCATCAATCCTTTTACCCCTTCATTTATTTTCACGCTCATTGCTGTCGTAGCCATCAGTTCCTTCGGTGTCGCCGGAGTTGGCGGCGGTGCCACCTTTGCAGCCATCCTCGTGCTTTCTGCCATGGATCTGCCGGTCGCGTTAGCGGGGCTATTAATTTCAATCGAACCGTTAATCGACATGGGCCGGACAGCCGTTAATGTGAGTGGTGCAATGACCTCGGGTATCATCACAAGTAAAGTAACAGGAGAATTGGATACCGAGACTTATAATAAAGAAATAGTTGAAGCGGAAGCTTAA
- a CDS encoding thioesterase family protein, whose translation MDSISVRSRFCETDALGHINNTTYFVYLEEARIKFFQTIGFDMDVKDWRFILASTKCDFVSQGYFNQELVITSYISRIGSKSFQLEHDILCAETHQLIARGNAVIVYFDFQEQRSKAIPDLLKAQLNTHFRSEKTEYS comes from the coding sequence ATGGATTCTATCTCCGTAAGAAGTAGATTCTGCGAAACAGATGCACTGGGGCATATTAATAATACCACTTACTTTGTCTATTTAGAGGAAGCACGAATTAAATTCTTTCAAACAATCGGATTCGATATGGACGTGAAGGACTGGCGGTTTATTCTAGCTTCCACCAAATGTGATTTCGTCTCACAGGGTTATTTCAATCAAGAACTCGTGATCACCTCCTATATTTCCAGGATCGGATCAAAAAGCTTTCAGTTAGAGCATGATATCCTGTGTGCGGAGACTCATCAACTGATCGCAAGAGGAAACGCGGTCATTGTGTATTTTGACTTTCAGGAACAACGGAGTAAAGCAATACCTGATCTGTTAAAAGCCCAGCTAAACACTCATTTTCGTTCTGAGAAAACTGAATATTCTTGA
- a CDS encoding enoyl-CoA hydratase has protein sequence MQSLLVEKNDRVLNVTLNRPDSLNSFDEFMLTGLIEALEEAGRDQEIRAIVIRGAGRSFSAGGDVKTMGSATSAQVYEHIGILNSCIKAINTIEKPVIAAVHGFAAGAGFNLALACDLILASESSQFALSFSKVGLISDGGGSYFLPRLIGPHLAKEFFFTGEPVSARRMYELGVINRLVPADSLEEKTNELASALAAGPSKAYGMMKKMIDRSFTTTLDEILEQERITQTLMISTEDHAEGVSAFKEKRSPSFSGN, from the coding sequence ATGCAATCACTATTAGTTGAAAAGAATGACCGTGTGTTGAATGTAACCTTGAATCGACCAGACAGCTTGAATTCTTTTGATGAGTTCATGCTTACGGGATTGATTGAAGCGCTGGAAGAGGCTGGACGGGATCAAGAGATCAGGGCGATCGTGATTCGGGGAGCGGGAAGGTCATTCTCCGCCGGTGGCGACGTGAAGACGATGGGAAGTGCGACATCTGCCCAAGTCTATGAACATATCGGAATACTGAATTCATGTATCAAAGCCATCAATACAATAGAAAAGCCGGTCATTGCCGCCGTCCATGGTTTCGCCGCAGGTGCCGGATTTAATTTAGCACTGGCCTGTGATTTAATACTTGCATCTGAGAGTAGTCAATTTGCACTGAGCTTTTCTAAAGTAGGTCTCATTTCTGATGGAGGGGGTTCTTATTTTCTCCCACGGTTGATCGGTCCTCATCTTGCAAAAGAGTTCTTTTTTACGGGAGAACCTGTGTCTGCCCGGAGGATGTATGAATTAGGAGTGATTAATAGACTGGTACCGGCTGATAGTCTAGAGGAAAAAACTAATGAGCTGGCTTCTGCATTAGCTGCGGGTCCAAGCAAGGCCTACGGAATGATGAAGAAAATGATTGATCGTTCATTCACAACTACCCTGGATGAAATACTGGAACAGGAAAGAATCACTCAAACGTTGATGATTTCAACGGAGGATCATGCAGAAGGAGTTTCTGCGTTTAAAGAAAAAAGATCCCCATCTTTTTCGGGGAATTAG
- a CDS encoding phosphotransferase family protein, whose protein sequence is MTERMEYETVSVRKGEELNEKKLYDFLVEHFPDLEQEELSIKQFSAGHSNLTYLLSMGKWEGVLRRPPLGPVAPKAHDMKREFRILSEIHPLFDVTPKPYVFSEDEGIVGSPFFFMERKRGEVFDTSFPPHLDVTPEVCKKISDEMVSKLVELHSIDHTKTSLYEISRPEHFMERQVHGWINRYERAKTSEIRDVEHLTQWLIKNVPENAESTIIHYDFKLNNSMFSEDLTSMVGLFDWEMATVGDPLADLGVAMGYWIQQDDPELLKYGLGKPPVTIMDGFYSRREFIEEYANKSGRDVNHIHFYLSFAYFKLAVIVQQIYYRFKMGQTNDTRFSGFDRFVESLITLGNQAAFDFREKL, encoded by the coding sequence ATGACGGAACGGATGGAATATGAAACGGTGTCAGTCCGAAAAGGAGAAGAATTAAATGAAAAGAAATTATATGACTTCCTGGTTGAGCATTTTCCTGATCTAGAGCAAGAAGAGTTGAGCATTAAACAGTTTTCTGCAGGTCACTCCAATCTAACCTATTTGCTTTCAATGGGGAAATGGGAAGGGGTTTTAAGGCGTCCCCCCTTAGGGCCCGTCGCACCTAAGGCACATGATATGAAAAGGGAATTCAGGATCCTGTCAGAGATCCACCCTTTATTCGACGTTACACCAAAACCCTATGTATTCTCGGAAGATGAAGGGATAGTCGGAAGCCCATTCTTCTTCATGGAACGAAAAAGGGGGGAAGTATTTGATACTTCATTTCCACCGCATCTGGATGTGACACCTGAGGTATGCAAGAAAATCTCAGATGAAATGGTTTCAAAATTGGTTGAGCTTCATTCCATTGATCATACCAAAACCTCACTATACGAAATCAGTAGACCCGAACACTTTATGGAGAGACAGGTTCACGGGTGGATCAATCGCTATGAACGTGCCAAGACAAGTGAGATCCGTGATGTAGAACATCTGACACAGTGGCTGATCAAAAACGTTCCGGAAAATGCTGAGTCCACGATCATTCATTATGACTTTAAATTAAACAATAGTATGTTCTCTGAAGACCTGACATCCATGGTGGGATTATTCGATTGGGAGATGGCGACCGTCGGAGACCCACTTGCAGATCTGGGTGTCGCCATGGGGTATTGGATCCAGCAAGATGATCCTGAATTGTTGAAATACGGCCTCGGGAAGCCTCCAGTGACCATCATGGACGGTTTTTACAGCAGAAGAGAGTTTATCGAAGAATATGCTAACAAAAGCGGCAGGGACGTGAACCACATTCATTTCTATTTGTCTTTTGCCTATTTTAAGCTGGCGGTTATTGTGCAGCAAATTTATTACCGATTTAAGATGGGTCAGACCAATGATACCCGCTTTTCCGGGTTCGATCGGTTTGTCGAGTCTTTAATTACCCTGGGTAATCAGGCAGCATTTGATTTCAGGGAAAAATTATAA
- a CDS encoding long-chain fatty acid--CoA ligase, with translation MTTKSWHVHYPESFDTDIPAIDFSIPHMLQQTVSSYPENPCISFYQKRMTYRELQGAVTLFSSSLQQIGLVKGDRVAIMLPNCPQYVISYYGILTTGGIVTQVNPMSVERELIHLLNDSGAETIIVLDRFYPMIQSIQKETKVKTIIVVSFQGEDPATDYKFDEFLKLGDGGVTSIKIEPEDVAVLQYTGGTTGVSKGVMLTHSNILSNVMQSQRFFKESIQTGEERSLSVIPFFHVFGMNSCMNLSIYTANEMILLPRFELSEVLSTIKREKPTLFPGVPTMYVAITNHPSAEEYGIHSIKLCNSGSAPMPVELLNQFEKKTGAKILEGYGLSEASPTTHCNPAFAERKPGTVGIGLPSTDYKVVDLATGMKEVPPGDIGELIIKGPQVMKGYWNLPEETANALRDGWLYTGDIARMDDEGYVSIVDRKKDMIIASGYNVYPREVEEVIYEHPGVQEAVVIGVPDSYRGETVKAVVVLKAGEKVSEQELIRFCQENMSSFKVPRIIEFRDVLPKTSVGKILRRALRENVI, from the coding sequence GTGACAACTAAATCCTGGCACGTTCATTATCCTGAATCGTTCGACACTGATATACCAGCAATTGATTTCTCAATACCCCATATGCTTCAACAAACCGTATCAAGTTACCCTGAAAACCCGTGTATAAGCTTCTATCAAAAGCGCATGACGTATCGTGAACTTCAAGGTGCTGTCACATTGTTTTCCTCTTCCCTCCAGCAAATCGGCTTGGTGAAAGGAGACCGGGTGGCCATCATGCTCCCTAACTGTCCACAATATGTCATTTCTTATTATGGGATCCTTACGACTGGCGGGATTGTTACGCAGGTGAATCCAATGTCTGTTGAAAGGGAACTCATTCATTTACTAAATGACTCCGGGGCGGAGACGATCATTGTATTGGACCGCTTTTATCCCATGATTCAATCCATTCAAAAGGAAACAAAAGTGAAAACAATCATTGTCGTCAGCTTCCAAGGGGAGGACCCTGCGACTGATTACAAGTTTGATGAATTTTTGAAGCTTGGGGACGGTGGGGTTACTTCCATTAAAATAGAGCCGGAAGATGTTGCGGTCCTTCAATACACAGGTGGAACAACCGGCGTGTCTAAGGGTGTGATGCTCACACATAGCAATATTCTTTCAAATGTCATGCAAAGTCAGCGCTTTTTTAAAGAAAGCATTCAAACAGGGGAAGAAAGAAGTCTGAGTGTGATTCCTTTCTTTCATGTATTCGGAATGAATTCATGCATGAATCTTTCCATTTATACAGCAAATGAAATGATCCTGCTGCCACGGTTTGAGCTCTCAGAAGTATTATCAACCATTAAGAGGGAGAAACCCACATTATTCCCTGGAGTGCCGACCATGTATGTGGCGATTACAAATCATCCCTCTGCTGAAGAGTATGGGATTCATTCGATCAAGCTTTGTAACAGCGGTAGCGCCCCCATGCCTGTTGAGCTATTAAATCAGTTCGAGAAGAAAACAGGGGCAAAGATATTGGAAGGGTATGGTTTGTCCGAAGCCTCGCCGACGACCCATTGCAACCCTGCCTTCGCAGAAAGAAAGCCTGGAACTGTAGGAATCGGCCTCCCGTCTACGGATTATAAGGTAGTGGATTTAGCGACGGGCATGAAGGAAGTACCTCCTGGAGACATTGGAGAGCTGATCATCAAAGGTCCCCAAGTCATGAAGGGGTACTGGAATTTACCTGAAGAAACCGCCAATGCCCTTCGTGATGGATGGCTATACACAGGAGACATAGCCAGGATGGATGATGAAGGGTATGTATCAATCGTGGATCGAAAGAAGGATATGATCATTGCTTCGGGATATAACGTGTATCCCCGGGAAGTGGAAGAAGTCATTTATGAACATCCCGGCGTGCAGGAAGCGGTCGTGATCGGGGTCCCTGACTCATATCGAGGAGAAACCGTGAAAGCTGTGGTCGTGTTAAAGGCTGGGGAAAAGGTGTCAGAACAAGAATTGATCAGGTTCTGTCAGGAGAATATGTCTTCATTCAAAGTCCCAAGAATCATCGAATTCCGGGATGTACTTCCAAAGACGAGTGTAGGGAAGATTTTAAGAAGGGCCCTCCGGGAAAATGTGATATAA
- a CDS encoding acyl-CoA dehydrogenase family protein, with protein MEFSYSPKVQEYQNKLSRFMEEFVYPNESLYEQQLNRQDTRWSSVPLIMEELKTEARKQGLWNLFLPDSEYGAGLSNVEYAPLCEIMGRSLIGPEAFNCNAPDTGNMEVLERYGTPAQKEQYLIPLLNGEIRSCFSMTEPEVASSDATNIKASIVRDGDEYVINARKWWSSGAGDPRCSFSILMGKTDSDARRHEQQSMIIVPLDAEGVKIERMLPVFGYDHAPHGHGEITFTNVRVPVENMIWAEGKGFAIAQGRLGPGRIHHCMRLIGAAERALEELCKRVQNREAFGKRLSSQGVVMEWIADSRIEIEQARLLTMKAAYMMDTVGNKLAKQEIAMIKVVAPSMALRVIDRAIQAFGAAGVSGDHSMAAQWANARTLRLADGPDEVHRAQLAKLELKKYQKASPVES; from the coding sequence ATGGAGTTCTCCTATTCTCCAAAAGTACAAGAATATCAAAATAAACTCTCCCGCTTCATGGAAGAGTTCGTATACCCGAATGAATCCCTTTACGAACAGCAATTAAACAGGCAGGACACCCGATGGAGTTCGGTCCCGCTCATCATGGAAGAATTAAAAACCGAAGCAAGAAAACAAGGATTATGGAACTTATTTCTACCAGACAGTGAGTATGGGGCAGGATTAAGTAATGTCGAATATGCACCGCTTTGCGAAATCATGGGCAGGTCTTTGATCGGTCCGGAAGCATTCAACTGCAACGCTCCGGATACCGGAAATATGGAAGTGTTGGAGCGTTACGGCACCCCTGCCCAAAAGGAGCAGTACCTGATCCCCCTCCTGAATGGTGAGATCCGCTCCTGTTTCTCGATGACGGAGCCGGAAGTCGCTTCATCCGATGCTACAAATATCAAAGCAAGCATCGTTAGGGACGGGGATGAATACGTCATCAATGCCAGGAAATGGTGGTCTTCCGGCGCAGGTGATCCACGGTGCAGCTTCTCTATCTTAATGGGGAAAACAGACTCTGATGCAAGGCGCCATGAACAGCAATCCATGATCATCGTACCTTTGGACGCGGAGGGTGTAAAAATCGAACGGATGCTTCCTGTCTTTGGATACGATCACGCTCCCCATGGACATGGAGAAATCACCTTTACCAATGTCCGGGTGCCCGTAGAGAATATGATCTGGGCAGAAGGAAAAGGTTTTGCCATTGCTCAAGGGCGATTAGGTCCAGGCAGGATCCATCATTGCATGCGTTTGATCGGTGCCGCGGAAAGAGCGCTTGAAGAATTATGTAAGCGTGTTCAAAACAGGGAAGCATTCGGAAAGAGGCTCTCAAGTCAGGGGGTCGTCATGGAATGGATCGCGGATTCACGAATTGAAATCGAGCAGGCTCGCCTTCTGACCATGAAAGCTGCTTATATGATGGACACCGTAGGGAATAAATTGGCCAAACAGGAAATCGCGATGATTAAGGTAGTGGCTCCTTCCATGGCGTTACGTGTGATAGACCGGGCCATTCAGGCATTTGGGGCAGCCGGGGTATCCGGAGATCATTCAATGGCCGCACAATGGGCGAATGCCCGTACATTACGTCTTGCGGACGGGCCTGATGAAGTACATCGTGCCCAACTCGCAAAATTAGAACTGAAAAAATATCAAAAAGCTTCTCCGGTAGAGAGCTAG
- a CDS encoding SDR family oxidoreductase, which translates to MHVKDLFDLSGKVALVTGGGRGLGKQIATCFAEAGANVVVCSRNVEACDEVKKDLEGMGVQALSFQCDVTNQEDVVRVVDETKKAFGRIDILVNNSGASWGAPAEEMPLEAWHKVMNVNVNGTFIMSQAVGKLMLEQQEGKIINIASVAGLQGTDPRYMDAIGYSTSKAAVINFTKDLAVKWGSRGVHVNAIAPGFFPTKMSKGILSHAGEAILEGTPLNRFGSEDDLKGAALFLASRASDFVTGSVLVVDGGSSAM; encoded by the coding sequence ATGCATGTAAAAGACTTGTTTGATTTATCCGGTAAGGTGGCACTGGTGACTGGAGGAGGCAGGGGTCTTGGAAAGCAGATTGCAACCTGTTTTGCTGAAGCAGGAGCAAATGTTGTCGTCTGTTCAAGAAATGTAGAAGCATGTGATGAAGTCAAAAAGGATTTAGAGGGTATGGGTGTTCAAGCTCTTTCCTTTCAGTGTGATGTCACGAATCAGGAAGATGTCGTGAGGGTTGTAGATGAAACCAAAAAAGCGTTCGGCCGCATAGACATCCTGGTGAATAACAGCGGAGCTTCATGGGGGGCACCTGCAGAAGAAATGCCACTTGAGGCATGGCATAAAGTCATGAACGTAAATGTGAATGGGACCTTTATTATGTCACAGGCCGTAGGAAAGCTGATGCTAGAACAGCAGGAGGGTAAAATCATCAACATCGCGTCTGTAGCAGGTCTTCAAGGAACGGACCCAAGGTATATGGATGCCATCGGCTATAGTACAAGTAAAGCAGCGGTCATTAATTTCACCAAGGATCTTGCCGTGAAATGGGGGTCTCGCGGAGTCCATGTTAACGCAATCGCACCAGGCTTCTTTCCGACAAAAATGTCAAAGGGGATCCTCTCCCATGCAGGGGAAGCCATTTTAGAAGGTACGCCGTTAAATCGATTCGGCAGCGAAGATGACTTAAAGGGAGCGGCTCTTTTCCTTGCTTCCCGTGCCTCTGATTTTGTAACGGGGTCGGTCCTGGTGGTGGATGGCGGCTCATCAGCGATGTAA